DNA from Zonotrichia leucophrys gambelii isolate GWCS_2022_RI chromosome 5, RI_Zleu_2.0, whole genome shotgun sequence:
CCAGCTCATCTCGCCTACCTGTGGCCTGCATGGGCTCTGCTCTTGCCTCCCATTCCTTTCTGCTCTTGCCTCCcattcctttccctctgccaattccagcccagcaaCTCCTCCTCTCCCGCTGCTCCTCCAGACCTGCCCTGCTTCTTCCTCCCCCAGCGCCTGTGTCACTGCTCactcccccttccctctccctcagaAATTCCACCTGGTTTTCCCATCCCAGCACCTCCTTTTTGGAGCACTTTCCCagttctgctctgctcagccaccTCTGGAGCAGTCATCTCCACTCTCCAGGGTTTCTCTGCACTCATacaggggagctgctcctgtttcCTTCACCTCCATTTCTGGGGATTTCTTCTCATTCCAAATTCCCTCCCTCGGGATATGTGCAAGCACGACTGCTGTCACCTTCCATTTCTCTGAGCCTGCATCTCCTTTTCTTGGTTCAAGGCCTGTAAAGCCTCACtgatttcctccctttcctcccctcccagccctgttctcctccttccccactgtgctcatctgctccagcccctctccagccttcccaCACGCAGCCAGGCGCTCCATGCCTTGTCCCttctggagcaggaggtgctcccACCTctactgggatggggacacacgTGTCCCCAGCTCCCGACATTCCCTCCTccctcactctgctcctgcccgGGAAGAGGAAATGCACCTTGGCATCAACCACATGGTCCCTGCCACCCCTGGGATCcatggcacaggcaggacagacagagctcCCTCCCGGTCACCGGCTCCCAAACCtcccaaacccacagctcccagggacCTGCCCCGATCCAGCAGAGTTCCCATGGCGCAGGGCAAACACACAAACAATTCCTTCCACGTGAGGCAACTCCCAGACAGGGCAGATCCCGGCTGCAGGGAGACAGACGGGATGTGCTTCACCTGTTCCcactgtgtttggatcagctgcagcccagagtTCCACAGAGCCCTTCCAGAGCTGGCTGCCTGGCACCGTGAGTGAGGGGCGTCCATGGAACAAGGaactccctcctccctctgctcaccctgtccctgcacagccagctaACAAttcacaccccaaaatccatcacaGAAAGTGCAAATTTTCCCAAACCTGGCACTGCTCCATAGCTGGAGCAATGCCAGCATGAGATCCCCACTGGTCACTGCCCTGTGTCCAAACCGGAGCACCCGCCCCAAcaggacactttggggacacctccctgctcctgatTCCAAAGGAGGATGCACAGCAATGTCTgtctggctgctcctcagctccagGTGCACCCTGCACACCTGCCTTTCTCCCAGCTGGATATACAGAAGGATCAACACAGAACATGGAGAAATACTCCACTGCAGACAGCCAGAAGGCTGGAATCACTCCCTGCTTATCTCCTGCCCAGGGCTTACACCGCTCCCATCCTCCTTCCGCAGCCCATCCCGCTGCTTTACACGGGATTAGCCCCATTTTATGGCCAAAGCAGGAGGAACAATGCCTCATCCATCGAGGCCGCGTCCCAACGGGCCCCACAGCGAGCAAGGACAGCGCCAGCCTCTTGTCACTGTGTCAGGAGACACCGGGCACAGCGACAGGTGGGAATGTCCCCGGACAGGCCCCTCACAGGGGAGTTCAAGGTCTCCCCTTGGACCCACCCAACCACCGCCCTCTCCATTCCCAGATGGGGCTGCTGGCCTGGGAACCAGCGGGAATAAACGCCCGCTAAAGCAGCACCCGGGCCCGGCCCAGGGACGGGGGTGACTGGATTAAGCTCAGGAAGAGGCTCCAAGATAACTCTGGCTTTGATCGGGACAAGGCTCTGGTTGTACTtcacacaccccaaaaatcccgagCAGCCCCGAGTGCAGGGGATCCCTGAggcccaaacccagctctgtgccGGGGCGGGAGCGGCAGATCCGGGAGAACCGCTCCCGGAGGCACGGGGAGCACGGGGCAGCCGGTCCCCTCCCCAATCGCCGCAGTGAGAGGGCACAGTTCAGGTGCTCGGGAACCCGGGAATTCCCTCTGAggggaggccaggctggagccgTTCCAGTGCCCCGCACCGGGAGCAGGGACGGTGCCGTGAGGGGAGGCCGTGCTGTAAACACAGGTCCCCATGGGCCGCGGTACAGAGGCCGCGCTCCGGTGCCCCACAACAGCGCGGTTGCGGCGTTCCCGGGGCCACCGGGGACAGGCCGGGTGCGGGACAGCGCCCCGGGGCTCCCTGCGGCCGCTCTCGGGCCCCGGGCGGTTTCCAGGCGGGGAACGAGCCCCACTATGGAGCGCTCACCCCGCACCGTGCGCAGGGGCGGCCCCAGCCCGCGGGGCACCGCTCCCGGCCGGCCCCGCACCgccgctcccgcagcccccgcggCACAGGAGAAGGTCCCggtggcggcggggccgcgggcacGGCAGCCGGGGCAGGAGGAAGCGGCGCTCCCGGGCAGAGGCACCGCGACCATGGGGCAGGCGGCCGTGCGGAacggcggagcggggccgcggccAGAGGGGCGGGCGGGGCAGGGGTCGGTGCCCGCTGGGGCGCCGGGCAGGAGGGGCCGCGGCGCGGTGAGGGGGCACCGGGGCACAGCCCGAGCCGCGCGCGGGGGGAGCCGcgggggcagcggcggggcgggggcggccgcggccgggCCCCGGCGAAGGGCGCGAGGGAGCGGCGGgccggggaggcggcggcggtgCCGGAGCGGCGGGGACCCGGCGGGGTCGCGCGGCCCACGTGACTCACCGGCAGGAGGCCgcgcgcggcggcggctccgggcacggacggcggcggctgcggcgggcGGGACGTCACGCGCGCGCGTGCGCACCGCGCCCCCCCGCGCGCCTCCATTGGCCACCTTCCGCCGGCCCGccccggcggccgcggcgcGCATGCGCAAGGCCGCGGAGCGGGCGTGCGCGTTCACGCCGCGGTGGGCGGGGCCACGGCCGGAGGCTCGGCGCCTGCGCGGGCCGTACCAAACCGGGGGTCGGAGGGGGCGGACGGAGGGCGGACGGGACCGGGCGCTGCGCACTCCGGGCGCGGGGGGAGCCCGGGGGGAGCCCGGGACCGGCAATCCCCACTCCCCTCGGGGACACCCCACCCTCAGCAAACGCTCACCAGCGGCAAAGGCTTCCAGATTTAATAGCAAATAGTACAAAAAGTATAAAACCGAAGGGCgggtgctgcagcagggtcaCACCGcgctggggggacaggggagagcacagggaggaggaggaggaggcagggggGGAAAATCCTGCCCCTGCCCTACTTGAGGTCCATGAAGCGAATGTCCATGATGAGCAGGAAGTTCTTGGGGaggggccgcggggccggggacAGCACGGTGAAGACCTGGCGCTCCAGGTCCACGCCGGTGACCACGATGAAGCCGGCCACGCTGGTCTCGGAGATGTTGTCGTCGGGGCTGTCGGCGGTGCTGACGCTCAGCAGGTGGTGCACCATGTCCCGCCCCGGCGTCACCGGCACCAGCTTCAGCTGGTTGTCCTCCTGCGACATTCCCAGCGGCAGGCATGAGTCCGGGATGGTGGGCGCGCCCACCTTGTAGATCTTGACGTCAGAGAACTTGACGTCGAAGGCGTGCGGGTAGAAGCAGCCGCGGAAGCCGTAGAAGTACTCGCGGATGCGCTCGTCCCGGCACTCCCGGCGGAAGTCCTTGGAGCGCTCCACCACGCCGCCCGACTTGGGCAGCAGCACGGTGCGCACAAAGTGCGGCAGGTCCCGCTTGAGCTCGTTGTAGAGGCGCTCCTggtccagcaccaccaccacgTCCACCTCGAAGGCGGAGGCGGCGTGCACCAGCGCCTGGTAGCCCGAGCTCTTGACCCAGCCGCAGGTGTTGATGACGCAGCCGCTGACGGACGCCCGCCGGTTCACCTCGCAGCGCTGGTTGAAGACGTCGGCCAGGCACGACGTGATCTGCGGGAGGAAGGGTCACACCCAGGCACCCGTGTCCCCATGCCgtccccagtgctgtccccagaTCCTTCAGAACCCTCAAGGCCTCCATTCTCAAATCATGGAACTGTGCAATGGTCTGGCTTGGAAtagatgtccctgcccacccaGTTCCctatggcagggacaccttccaccagcccagcttcctccaagcctcatccagcctggcctgggacacttccagagatggagcaGTCACAGCCTCTCTAGGCAACCCTGAAGGGCCTCACTCTCCTCACATAAAAGAATTTCTCCCCAATATCCAGCTTAAACTTCTCTCACTGTGAACCCATTCCACCCCACCCTATCGCTCCAGATCCTGACAagaatccctctccagcttccccGTAGCCCCTCAGGATGGAAAAGGCTGCTCTGAGGTCAGGGCACAACCTTTCCTCCTCCGGGCTGAACTGCCCCACCTCTCCCAGCCCGTCTCCACAGGGGAGGTGCTCCAGCTCCCTTCATCAACTTCGTCTCCTCCTGTCTCATCCCACAGGTAGGAAGAGGTGACTGGCCGTGCACGAGGCTGTTTTTAAAGCACGTTCTGCTGTCCCCAAACAGCACCTGGGGATTCAGACACCATGCAGGGAAATCGCGGGGAACTCCGGGGCCAGACCCGAGCCGGGCCGAGCCCTCCACGCTCACCTTGTTGTAGAGCTTGATGTTGGTGCCCGGCGTGGTAGAGCCGAAGTGGTAGACGAGGGGGGCCTGCAGGGAGAAGCCCTCCTCCACGTCGGCCGGGCGCTCGATGTACAGCGCGCCCATGGTGCCGGGGATGGACACCGAGCCCTGCCCCACGTCCAGCTCCACGAAGGTGGGCCGGCGGCCCAGGCGCACGGCGTAGTTGAGCAGCAGGCGGCACACGGTGGTCTTGCCCACGTCGGTGGGCCCCACCACCATGACGCGGGGCCCGCGCTCGTCCTCCCGCTCGGCCTGGCGCCGCATCTGCTCCAGCGCCGTGTGCGTGTTCAGGTACAGCAGCATCGGCGTGTCCCGTGACACGTAGGCCACCTCGGTGCGGCCGCTGAGCTGCACGGTGCAGCCGTGCCACGTGAACACCGCCACCTTGGCGCCCGCGTCGAACGTGAACTTCTTGTTGCGGGTGAGCTCGGTGCCGAACACCTCGGCCATGCCggtcagcagctccagctgcaccgTCTGCCCCGCCTCCACCTCGAAGCGCAGCTCCGTCTCCCGCTCCAGCTCGAACTTGGCCACCTGCTTCTTCTCCTCGCCGCCGTCGTCCGCCATGACGGCGACGCGGGGGGCCCGGGCCCGGTGtcccccggccgccgccgccgcgacGGAAGTGACGTCAGAGCGGCGCGCCGGGAGCGCGGGCGACACGGGTCACGTGGGGAGGGGGAGTGTCCTGTCCTCTTCCTGCGGCTCGTTTGCATCTCATTTGCATAtggcccgcggccccgccccgagTTTGCATCTCATCACAGTGGggctccccccctcccccagtCCCTCGGGATGAGTCCCGGGATCGTTTGCATGACGCTCGCAC
Protein-coding regions in this window:
- the CLP1 gene encoding polyribonucleotide 5'-hydroxyl-kinase Clp1 isoform X1 translates to MADDGGEEKKQVAKFELERETELRFEVEAGQTVQLELLTGMAEVFGTELTRNKKFTFDAGAKVAVFTWHGCTVQLSGRTEVAYVSRDTPMLLYLNTHTALEQMRRQAEREDERGPRVMVVGPTDVGKTTVCRLLLNYAVRLGRRPTFVELDVGQGSVSIPGTMGALYIERPADVEEGFSLQAPLVYHFGSTTPGTNIKLYNKITSCLADVFNQRCEVNRRASVSGCVINTCGWVKSSGYQALVHAASAFEVDVVVVLDQERLYNELKRDLPHFVRTVLLPKSGGVVERSKDFRRECRDERIREYFYGFRGCFYPHAFDVKFSDVKIYKVGAPTIPDSCLPLGMSQEDNQLKLVPVTPGRDMVHHLLSVSTADSPDDNISETSVAGFIVVTGVDLERQVFTVLSPAPRPLPKNFLLIMDIRFMDLK
- the CLP1 gene encoding polyribonucleotide 5'-hydroxyl-kinase Clp1 isoform X2, with the translated sequence MADDGGEEKKQVAKFELERETELRFEVEAGQTVQLELLTGMAEVFGTELTRNKKFTFDAGAKVAVFTWHGCTVQLSGRTEVAYVSRDTPMLLYLNTHTALEQMRRQAEREDERGPRVMVVGPTDVGKTTVCRLLLNYAVRLGRRPTFVELDVGQGSVSIPGTMGALYIERPADVEEGFSLQAPLVYHFGSTTPGTNIKLYNKVLFGDSRTCFKNSLVHGQSPLPTCGMRQEETKLMKGAGAPPLWRRAGRDHVVPGRRLQPALRGEPAGVRQRLRHQHLRLGQELGLPGAGARRLRLRGGRGGGAGPGAPLQRAQAGPAALCAHRAAAQVGRRGGALQGLPPGVPGRAHPRVLLRLPRLLLPARLRRQVL